The genomic interval CTATAGGTCAACTTTTTCTCCAGGACTACGTCTTACACCAATGCACCCCGACAAAGGTTTTGTTGCAGTGACCAGGGAAAGAACGTGGCCGGAATTAACTGGATGATTCTGTGACCAATTACAGGAGGGGGTCTGTTGGATGAGGGGTGTACTGAACTGTGCCTATAGCATGTCACACATCCCTCCAACGGGAAATTGGCCTTGGCAAATGGCCAGAGGCGCTGTCCTTTCCAGCACCACGGAGCTCCGCTATTACCTGTGTGGTGAGTGAAGATGCAGCAGAGGCGCGCTGTCTGTCCATTCAAACGTGCTGAATACAGCAACGCATGCGCAGAGATTTCCTGTTTGCTTCCTGATTTTGGCCAAAGGTTCGCCTCCACTTTTAGCCTGTGCCATGCGTCTGACTATAGTACATTATCCCTTTGCATTCAACGGGTTATGTCGTTTTACCACCTCTTTTGATCTACGTTATTTGTATTCGCCGGGTGCTTTATAGGCCCATCACTTTAGCTGTGTGAATTCTGCATTTAACTGGCAGCCTGTATTTAGGGCCTTTACTGGGTCTTATCATTTGGTGAAGCTGTCAAGGGGTTTCGATTCCTGAGCAAATCTTCTTTCGCCTAGGTGATTTAGCTACACTGTAAAAAAAGGATGTGGCAGCCTAGTAGATAGTGGCAGCCCAACAAACACAAAAACcaactaacaaatacagtcattcaAGTACGGTCTACATCGGTGCACTCAAAAGAACACACGAAGACTAAATCTCACTTCAGAAGTCGACTTCTAATCTATGCATATGATCATCGAATATTATGCACTTCTGAGGCATTTACTTCCTTATCAAGTCTATGCAGCAATGCAGCGCTGGTGATTGCAATTCTGTAATTGGTCAATTAATAATAGGACTAATCATTGCAGCTGCTTGTGTCCTGTTTCGTAACAGCTGTTTTGCAAGGCCTTGATGATTACATCTTTTCATTCCTGCTGTCCCGATAGCTTTTCTCTCAATTAACAAAGGAGGAACAATGGGTACGTAATAGGATTAGTCAGAGATATCATTTCTTTGCCTCAATACCTTGGTCAGTCGCATGAGTTATGGGGTGCACATGTTTTCGATTTTTTTGAAATGGGGATTTTCACTAAGTCATTGACACACTCTAGCATGTTACATTCCAACAGCTATTGGATTCGAAAAAGTACCACTTGGggacccgaggaccgagtttgggaaacgctggcctGAAGATCAAATACCACTACGATGTGCTCACAAGTTGGCAGTAGCCGCGTTTAACCACTAGATGGCCTCCGTGCTCCACGGTAAAGTTTTCCCCTCTGCACGAGTCTCAGCAGCACTGCAATATGGGACTTTCAAAGTCTGCTGGCATGCTATGTTGTTCTTAGCTACGTAGTGACCATTTTTGCGACTCTTTGCCCTATGACATTACTATCACTCATTACTGCAGGTGTAttttcccctcctttgtaaaAACCTTTCACTCTTCTACTCtaggcatacatacatacatgtggTCACATCACTCTCTCTTTAGCAGATCATATCGCAGCTACAATTACGCAAAGGCAAACGTGCAATACGTCGCTTTTCTTTcgatgtcacctttatttaactagtcacgtcagttaagaaccaactcttatttgcaatcacggccggttgtgatacagcctggaatcgaaccacggTCTGTAGTGACTCGAGAGCAGGGAACGCGACGTGTTAGTCAACAACATACATGGTGGGAAATGGAACAAGTGTGCCTTTTTGACGGAAATATGGAGGTGTTTGGGGGATTTTGGAGATCAGGTCATCGTTTATGCGCATGTCTTGAAATGTGAAGCGTGTATTTGTAGATGAATCACAGAATAGGTTAGGGGAAAAAGTAACTGTACGTCACATTTGACTGCTCTTAAATCATATTCACTTGCACATTTTCTGCTGCTTTGTCTCCTGCAGATATGGAACACAACGTTATGTGAATGTATGTTTCTCAAGTGTCAAATGAGGGAAAAAACGTGGCCGATTCTGTCACCAATGTTGGATGAGggctgtactgaactgtgcctATAGCATGTCACAAATCACTCCAACGGGAAATAGGCCTTGGCAAATGTCCTTTTCAGCACCACGGAGCTCCGCTATTACCTGTCTCGTGAGTGCTGGATACAGCAACGCATGCGCAGAGATGTCCTGTCTGCTTCCTGATTTGCCCAAAGGTTCGCCTCCACTTTTTGCCTGTGCCATGCGTCTGACTATAGTACATTATCCCTTTGGATTGATGCCTTTGCATTCAACGGGTAATGTCGTTTTCCCACCTCTTTTGACCTGCGTTCTTTTGTATTCGCCGGGTGCTTTATAGGCCTATCACTTTAGCTGTGTGATTTCGGCATTTAACTGGCAGCCTGTATTTAGGGCCTTTACTGGGTCTTCTTATCATTTGTTTCGATTCCGGAGCAAATCTTCTTGCGCGTAGGTGATTTTGCTACACTTTTGCTACACTCTACATCGGTGCACTCAACATTGACATACATTCGAAACAAAGCACACATGAAGACTACATCTCACTTCAGAAGTCGACTTCTAATCTATGCACTTCTGAGGCATTTACTTCCTTATCAAGTCTATGCAGCAATGCAGCGCTGGTGATTGCAATTATGGAATTGGTCAACTAATAATAGGACTAATCATTGCAGCTGCTTGTGTCCTGTTTCGTAACAGCTGTTTTGCAAGCCCTTGATGATTACATCTTTTCATTCCTGCTGTCCCGATAGCTTTTCTCTTAAGGGATCACTGATGTAGTCTAAAGGAGGAACAATGGGTATGTAATAGGATTAGTCAGAGATATCATTGTTGGGTCAATACCTTAGTCAGTCGCATGAATTATGGGGTGCacatgtttttgtgttttttttcaaCGGTCACATGGCACAGCAAAGAGGGAATGGGGTTTTTCACTAAGTCATTGACACACTCTAGCATGTTACATTCCAACAGCTATTGGATTCGAAAAAGTACCACTtggggaccgagtttgggaaacgctggcctGAAGATCAAATACCACTACGATGTTGGCACTTGCCGCGTTTAACCACTAGATGGCCTCCGTGCTCCACGGTAAAGTTTTCCCCTCTGCACGAGTCTCTCAGCAGCACTGCAATACGGGACTTTCATCAAAGTCTGGTGGCATGCTAATGTTTTTCGTAGCTACGTAGTGACCAATTTTGCCACTCTTTGCCCTATGTCATTACTGCTAGTGTAttttcccctcctttgtaaaaccttttgactctaggcatacatacatacatcacTCTCTTTAGCAGATCATATCGCAGCTACAATTACGCAAAGTAACACGTGCAATACGTCGCTTTTCTTTCGATGTTAAGAACCAGCGCTTATTTGCactcacggccggctgtgatacagcctggaatcgaaccacggTCTGTACGTCGACAACATACATGGTGGGAAATGGAACAATTGTGCCTTTTTGACGAAAATATGGaggtggctcttaaaagagcctttgggggATTTTGGAGATCAGGTCATCGTTTAAGCGCGCTCTCCGCGAATACGACGGGCCAGCTGGATGTCCTTGGGCATGATGGTCACCCTCTTGGCGTGGATGGCGCACAGGTTGGTGTCCTCGAACAGGCCGACCAGGTAAGCCTCGCTAGCCTCCTGCAGGGCCATCACGGCGGAACTCTGGAAGCGCAGGTCGGTCTTGAAGTCCTGGGCAATTTCTCTCACCAGGCGCTGGAAGGGCAGTTTACGGATCAGCAGCTCAGTGGACTTCTGGTAACGACGGATCTCTCGCAGAGCCACGGTGCCGGGCCTGTAACGGTGAGGTTTCTTCACGCCGCCGGTGGCCGGGGCGCTCTTGCGCGCAGCCTTGGTGGCGAGCTGCTTCCTGGGTGCTTTACCACCGGTGGATTTGCGAGCGGTTTGCTTGGTTCTGGCCATGGCGCTAGCTAGATTCCTTCTTTCACAGTCGGAGTATAGCCTCCAAATGCCTATGTGAAGTTTATAAAGCCGGCAGCGGCGTCTGCTGATTGGACACCTTCTACGCACCACTCTGATTGGCCCGTTGCGGAGGCCTCCTCCGGCGCCCATTGGACGGGAGGCTGGGCCTCTCCCTGCCGCCCCAAAATGCAACCCCCACCCTCGCGCGCTTAGCTCTTTTGTTAGGGCCGACACTTTACGCGCGTTCATATTACGCGCATTAATATAATAGTCACCGTGCAAACTTAGTCGCCTAGTAGGTGTTATTGTTCATTCAACGCCTCATGTGGGCACTTGATACGGTGCCGTGTATGTGGCATATAAAAGGACACTTTGCGCTTTTGCTGAGCTAGGTggttggctcttaaaagagcctttgggggTTGAGTAGTCAAGTGGCAGCCGCAGTAGCGATTTTACTTGGCTTTGACGGCCTTCTCAGTCTTCTTGGGGAGCAGCACTGCCTGGATGTTGGGTAGCACACCACCCTGAGCGATGGTCACGCCGCCAAGCAGTTTGTTCAGCTCCTCGTCGTTACGGACAGCCAGCTGCAGGTGACGGGGGATGATACGGGTCTTCTTGTTGTCACGGGCAGCGTTGCCGGCCAACTCCAGGATCTCAGCAGTCAGGTACTCGAGCACTGCGGCCAGGTACACTGGTGCGCCAGCGCCCACACGCTCGGCGTAGTTGCCTTTGCGCAGCAGCCTGTGCACTCGGCCCACGGGGAACTGGAGTCCGGCACGGGATGAACGTGTCTTTGCCTTCGCCCTGGCCTTGCCTCCGGTTTTGCCTCTTCCGCTCATATTGCTAGCTTTTAGGATGTCACAGAAAGTCTGAATGAGCCGCTGGCCACCTCGAGAGCCATATTTATACCTCGCCACAAGAGGCACCGATTGGCCACCGGGCCGGTGTGGCCTTATCCAATTGgagtgagggacagacagacagtcagcccTAAGCCCGCCCTCACCCACCCGCAGGCAGCTGAGTGAGAAGGGCTAGGCTACTCTGTTTCCCTCCGAATTTGTGACAAATCAAATCAGTCAAATCATCCAAATGGGAAACACTTACGCTATAGTATTAACATGGGTCGGATGATGATTAACACATCACAGCAGCCTGCCTCCTCTCCAATTTGAATTATTAATGGCAATTCTAAAACTTCACAACATTGGCTGGTGCTGCACTCTTGAGTGACAATTGTACGCCATTTTGCCACtcgattattattattgttattatatacCTCTCCCTATCGCTCTCTCCGGGCAGCACACACCCAGAGTGGGAAAATGTGGTGCGTAAAAGTAGCCTGGTGTGCTTGTCATTTCATTTCTTTTGCACGACAGCTACAACATGGAATGACATGCGCTTTTATGGAAAGAGGtgggtggctcttaaaagagccttttgtGGTAACAACATGTGTCGAGTCGAACACCGTTTGGAATAGGTTTACTTCTTCTTGGGGGCTGCCTTTCTGGCCTTGGCTGCCTTGGGCTTGGCGGCTTTGGGCTTCGCTGCCTTGGTAGCCTTTTTGGGGCTCTTGGCCGCCTTCTTGGCCGCCGCGGCGGGCTTCTTCACTTTCTTTGGGCTCTTGGCGACCTTTTTGGGTGTAGCGGGCTTCTTGGCCTTCTTGGGGGACTTCTTTGCGGCGACGGCCTTCTTGGCTGCTACCTTCTTGGGCTTCTTCGCCGCGGCGGGCTTCTTGGCGGCCACCTTCTTTGCTTTGGGGGCTGCGGCTTTCTTGGCGGGCTTCTTTGCCTCCACGGCTTTCTTGTTGAGCTTGAAGGAGCCGGAGGCACCTGTGCCCTTGGTCTGGACCAGGGTGCCCTTGGTGACGAGGCTCTTGACGGCGATCTTGACGCGGGAGTTGTTCTTCTCCACGTCGTAGCCACCTGCAGCCAGACTCTTCTTGAGCGCGGCCAGGGACACGCCGCTCCTCTCCTTGGAGGCGGACACCGCCTTGACGATGAGCTCGCCTACGCTGGGTCCCGCTTTCTTGGCCTTGGCCGCTGCCTTCTTCTTGGGTGCCTTGGCCGGCGCGGCGGCGGCGGGTGCTGGTGCGACTTCTGCCATGGTCCGGTAAACACACACGCTTACTGAACACTACGGTAGTCTGTGAGGAGGAGTACTTTGCTGTAGACGCTGCTCTGCGCTATTGAAGCTCCACACCGTGCAGGGGGCTGGCCTTAAACGCGACATGAGAACCATGTAGACTCAAGCCACCCAGCTCGACTTCTCCCGGCTGGCCAAATGCTCTTTCACTTGTGTTTTCTGGTCGCCAATATCGGTCCAAAAGTCACCGACGGAGCCGTGTTTTTGGCCCAAAAGCGAACGGCCCAGCGAGCAGACTTGTCTCCGTTCAGAATAAAGTCATGTGGGCTGCAGAAGCCCCGTGCATTTTGTTGCGACTCGCTCAAAACCTCACCGTTCGACTGTCGGCTGGAGCTGCGCGCACTGCTTTTCCTGTGCTATTTGTCTCCTAAATGGCCTAAAAGTGCATCCGATTGCGAGCACCATTGATTGTGTAATGAGCCGAGATGTCTGGCAAGGGAATCAGATGGTTTGGCGTCCCCTGATGTGGTCCTTGGTGTTTTAAAGGAGAGCTCTTTTGGGCACCTTAAAACACATGCACTTGTGAGGCCTGGCCGAGACTAGTGTTGTACTCCAACTTTCAACTTGTATTCGTCATGTGTCCAGGACGCACACGATATACACTGCTTACTTGccccgtgtgtgtgtgatgttgtatTAGTGCTTTTGCTGGATTTGGAGCCTCCTATTtggacacagtgtgtgtgtgtgtgtttcctgtgtcTTTTTTTGCCGATAGGTAGGCAGAtaggtagtctctctctctctctctctctctgtctgtctactaaTCAATGTATCAATGCTTGACTCCGCAGCGTGACTCGACTGGTGCCGGTCTTTGTGTCTGTGGGTCTTGGTGTCTGGCCGGCGCTATGGAGGCTGGCGCCCCATGTGGGCCTGATATAGGGCTAGAGAgtagagtgtctctctctctctctctctctgtagctagtgcatgcatgcatgtgagTGAGTGGAACAAGGGCTGTATAGATCAATATTTGTAGTGTCCCCACCCCCACTCTAGTCCTTGGAGCACTAGTGGAATCCCACTCCCTTTGTCTACTGGCATGTGCACAATCATCATCTTTTCATTCTAGTTCCACTTATCAAACATATTTTATTGCATAGACTTATTccacaacaattttttttttttaacctctaACCGGTTTAGCATGTTTTGCAGACCAATAAAAAAACACAGCCTAGCTACACATTCATTTGTGATGGATTTGCCTTTTTCACTGACTGGGtgggtggctcttaaaagagcctttgggttAGTACAGCACTCCAAATGGGCTGTTTACTTGGAGCTGGTGTATTTGGTCACGGCCTTGGTGCCCTCGGACACCGCGTGCTTGGCCAGCTCTCCGGGGAGCAGCAGGCGCACCGCGGTCTGGATCTCCCTGGAGGTGATGGTGGAACGCTTGTTGTAGTGGGCCAGGCGAGAGGACTCTCCGGCGATACGCTCGAAGATGTCGTTCACGAACGAGTTCATGATTCCCATGGCCTTGGAGGAGATGCCGGTGTCGGGGTGGACCTGCTTCAGTACTTTGTACACGTAAATTGCATAGCTCTCCTTCCTCGACTTTCGGCGCTTCTTGCCGCCTTTCCCTGCGGTCTTGGTGACGGCTTTCTTGGAGCCCTTCTTGGGCGCGGACTTTGCTGGCTCGGGCATGATGCTGATGCTTCGAATGAGGGGCTGGACTGCGCTTTCCTCTCTTATGAAGAGGAAGCTAAGCAAATTCAGCGGCCGTGGACACACCCCTGCTTTCTCATAGGCGCCCCTGCTTTCATTTGCCCAGTGGAGCCGAGCGCGCATAAGAGCCTTCCACTCAGAGGCTGGCTCCCTAAACAAAGACCTGTGCGCCCTACCTCCCCCAATTCCATCGCCTAtgtttttttactggtggggAAAATGTGTGTTTCAAAAGGGGGACGTAAATGCATATCCTACAACCTTTGCACCCCCTTTTTGGACTTAGTAGGGCTGTCGGCTTTAGCTTCtgaatctgtccttctgcccttgaacaggcagttcacccactgttcctatgccgtcattgaaaattagattatgttcttaactgacttgcctagttaaataaaggtctaaTAAATTAATTAAAGGTTGGGTGCCGTCGAAATACGACTGTTTCTACACTGAACATAAGAGTCCTGTCATCAACACTCCCTGTCCACTCGAGAGTGGTTCATGGTTTCCTATAACTATGGAATTGGCCTTTTTCAAGCGGATGtgggtggctcttaaaagagccttttggGTTCAAGTCGGGATGTAGACGTTCAGAAGACAGTGTGTTTAACCGCCGAAACCGTACAGGGTGCGTCCCTGGCGTTTCAGAGCGTAGACCACGTCCATGGCGGTTACGGTCTTCCTCTTGGCGTGCTCGGTGTAGGTGACGGCGTCACGGATCACGTTCTCCAGGAACACCTTCAGGACACCGCGGGTCTCCTCGTAGATCAGGCCGGAGATACGCTTCACGCCGCCACGGCGAGCCAGACGGCGGATAGCGGGCTTGGTGATTCCCTGGATGTTATCGCGGAGAACCTTGCGATGACGCTTGGCGCCTCCCTTTCCGAGTCCCTTGCCGCCTTTGCCTCTTCCAGACATGATGTGTTCGCTAGTGGAGTTCAAGTGAATAAGTGACGTCCGCGATACGTGGTGTGCTGTTATTATCTGCAGTTGGTGGACCTGATTGAAGCCAGTGGCACAGAAAGCGCGCGCTTTTGCCTGGCCTCTGTTGCAAAGGGATCGGCGCTCGTTCTAGGGAACGAGGGAGGAGCGATAGGGGTTCTGCCAAGAAGAAATGAAAGCAAGTCAAACTGGGTAATCGACTAGTACTCTATGTTCCACAgtagttgaatcagctgtgcctctccagggctacaacaaaaatgtctaCTGGTAGGCTACTCTACCCCTGGAGTTGGAAAACACTGATTTAGTAGGATTCAACCCACTGcagtttctcccccccccccaatagagACAGCCCTAAAGAAGTCGAATAGAGGTCCCAGTTAGAAAGGACAAAGGAAGGTGACTCTTCCACACACCTAATAACAAGTACTAACACACCAAACCTTCATGCCATAATTGAGACACCGTTATAGACCACGGGGAAACAAATACACATGGAATGCCATAAAGCTAAAAGGGGCTCATAATGTCACCTCATCGGTCATTTTGCTATTGAAGGCCATGTAATATAACATCAATCTTCTTTTTTCTTCCCTACACAGGATCCGGCCTGACGGTCAGGGAGCCAAGAGGACCCGAGGTGCCGATGGGAAGGGTGGTGATACCTCTGTAAGGTGAAACGGCAGTAAAACATTCctcagacacccacacacacacacaatgaagggATAGTTTTCCTATTCGTACAGAGGTGTGCAAATATTGTATTGGACTTGTGTTCACAAACCAATAACAAATCGTCTTATTATGGAATGAGTGGATCATTTATAGGCCAGATAGCACTATGGCCGTCAAATGAACGCCACAGAAGGAGGGCCCGTCTCAACAGGTCATTTCAAAAGGACACGTACTGGCAATTGATCAATCGGTGCCGTTTATTCACATCTCAAATGTGAATAGCTTTCATCTTACTACTTATTGTTGCCGTAATTGTCTCTTACTTGTACTTACTGGCTGCCGGGCCTCGGTTTAGTACATCGAGGAACAGAGGTTGCCTTTTAGGATACAGCTAGTGTCACAAAGTCACTTtgtcatagcaggttaggagaaacaGGCTcagttaaaaaaaatgtttttaacctttattgaacCAGGAAGGCCTCGTAGAtattaaaatctctttttcaagagcgtcctggccaagttAGGCAGCACCGAGTCATTAcaacaattacagacagacaacatgaaaaactacaagtcatctagtaaaaaccattgaattcacaagagtataacaaaatcaaaaacagcaggtcagggaatcagcctcaaaatccttcatcggTGATtgaaaaacaccaatcgggacaagttcttccagtttcaAATGATTTTGTAAGCTGTTCcgagacgatggcgcagagtacataaaagaccttaTACCAAATTCggttcagacatttggaacagttagcgggataaagtccagcgaacgaagagagtacccaccacatttctgaacaataaaaatggccaaataaaaaggtagtaaagcCAAAATGGCTTGGTCAATAAAAGTATAccagaaggccagccaaccctggtatacaaagtgcagtggggCGTAAGtgtttttgcagtttaaaatacatctcaaagtgccatggtaaagagtgtcaattgatctcaaacaccgAGCGGAAGCATTCGTATAtcaaatatccccatagtctagtaaaggcagaAATGTAGCTTAGAAGAAGGGTTAGGCTTACCCTAAATGTCACTTCCCGTCGTACTTGTACTCCGTGTACGCACGACCGACTTACAAGTCATCGCACAGAGAGCACACGCACTGTCTGGAAGACCGCACCGGACTGAATTGGAATCCCTCAAACGGCACACTAACTGCATTCCGCTTTATGATGTCACAGTCAGGCCCTCGGACCACTGGTCCTCAACATTCTCAAACACCTTGGATACCGAAGCCAAACATTCTCCATTCACTCACATTCACAATTCAACCAGGGAGAAGGCTGCCAGGAATTGGATGCTGAAAAAAGCTCACCTACAGAGCAACATCATAGGACTGGGAGTGAACCGTACTCTGTCCGCGGACATGCTCGGGGCCTTGTGTTCAACAGCAGGTTAGACTCTGTCCCTTGTTCCCTTCAACTGCTTGCATTTCCCTATTATCAACAGTGCAGATACTTCACATGTAGAGTACAACAACAAATAACACAGGGCCTGTTACCACACCCTATAGGCTAGGACTTTCACTTGGACCACAGTGACATCGGTAGTAAGTCGGCCGCAGCGTAACTGACGGGGACATCAAGGGGAAATGGAAGGGGGACACACACTGAGGAAAACTCCTACCGACATACAATCTATTGTAATTACCCATTCGATCCAAATCTAATTTgccacatacacgtgtttagtacggaaatgcttgtgttactagctccaacagcacAGTCACATCAAACAAGTAAGATCTAACCATGTCCCAGGATTCCACACAATACACCCAAATCTAACAAAAGGGATCGAATGACAATACATCAATATCTGGACGAGCAATGTCACACCGGCATAGACTAACATACCTAACGATAGAATACTGTATATCCGTATGACAAGAGCTCCGCATGATGAAAGTGACTGGTGTTCCATTAatcaagtggccagtgatttctaacacaaacacacacctcaccacgtTGCAAGACAGGAATGAAGACATGATTCAGGCGAGATGCAATGTTGACACTCTATGCTTCATTTAGGAGCTCAAATGAATAGGTCAACACATATAGATAGGGAGGCACTGACCAGAAGTCATGTTGCCAACACTGCCTTTCAATTCATTCAGTCTGCTCATCATTCAAGCCACATAGAGAGGGATCTTTGCACCACCTGCTGGATCAGAAGTGCTACTGACAATGGCACACAGAGCGAGCATTTATCCCTCGACCTGATGCAATTTGCACAAGTATGTGGTCCAAAAAACCACTAACTACAACAGATCATCAAATAGGCAGAGGTTCAACACATTAAATAGAACATGTTCTCCTAGCTCAcgtgagcattgcattgtggaaaACAATGACTTTAGAAGAGCGTGTCTTGAAATGTGAAGCGTGTATTTGTAGATCAATCACAGAATAGGTTTGGTGAAAAAGTAACCGTACGTCACTATGACTTCATTTGACTGCTCTTAAATCATATTCACTTGCACATTTTCTGCTGCTTTGTCTCCTGCAGATTTGGAACACAACGTCATGTGGATGTATGTTTCTCAACTGTCAAAGGAGGGTAAATTACATAGTACCGCTTTATTAAAAAACGGATTGCTACTTTTCTCTCTAGCCTAGTGCACTCTTTATCTGTAGGCAGCTGCAAAAAAAAGGTCCACATGCCATTATATCATATAGCCTATAGGTCAACTTTTTCTCCAGGACTACGTCTTACACCAATGCACCCCGACAAAGGTTTTGTTGCAGTGACCAGGGAAAGAACGTGGCCGGAATTAACTGGATGATTCTGTGACCAATTACAGGAGGGGGTCTGTTGGATGAGGGGTGTACTGAACTGTGCCTATAGCATGTCACACATCCCTCCAACGGGAAATTGGCCTTGGCAAATGGCCAGAGGCGCTGTCCTTTCCAGCACCACGGAGCTCCGCTATTACCTGTGTGGTGAGTGAAGATGCAGCAGAGGCGCGCTGTCTGTCCATTCAAACGTGCTGAATACAGCAACGCATGCGCAGAGATTTCCTGTTTGCTTCCTGATTTTGGCCAAAGGTTCGCCTCCACTTTTAGCCTGTGCCATGCGTCTGACTATAGTACATTATCCCTTTGCATTCAACGGGTTATGTCGTTTTACCACCTCTTTTGATCTACGTTATTTGTATTCGCCGGGTGCTTTATAGGCCCATCACTTTAGCTGTGTGAATTCTGCATTTAACTGGCAGCCTGTATTTAGGGCCTTTACTGGGTCTTATCATTTGGTGAAGCTGTCAAGGGGTTTCGATTCCTGAGCAAATCTTCTTTCGCCTAGGTGATTTAGCTACACTGTAAAAAAAGGATGTGGCAGCCTAGTAGATAGTGGCAGCCCAACAAACACAAAAACcaactaacaaatacagtcattcaAGTACGGTCTACATCGGTGCACTCAAAAGAACACACGAAGACTAAATCTCACTTCAGAAGTCGACTTCTAATCTAT from Salvelinus alpinus chromosome 2, SLU_Salpinus.1, whole genome shotgun sequence carries:
- the LOC139568170 gene encoding histone H4, coding for MSGRGKGGKGLGKGGAKRHRKVLRDNIQGITKPAIRRLARRGGVKRISGLIYEETRGVLKVFLENVIRDAVTYTEHAKRKTVTAMDVVYALKRQGRTLYGFGG
- the LOC139568159 gene encoding histone H3-like translates to MGAGGGLRNGPIRVVRRRCPISRRRCRLYKLHIGIWRLYSDCERRNLASAMARTKQTARKSTGGKAPRKQLATKAARKSAPATGGVKKPHRYRPGTVALREIRRYQKSTELLIRKLPFQRLVREIAQDFKTDLRFQSSAVMALQEASEAYLVGLFEDTNLCAIHAKRVTIMPKDIQLARRIRGERA
- the LOC139568150 gene encoding histone H1; this encodes MAEVAPAPAAAAPAKAPKKKAAAKAKKAGPSVGELIVKAVSASKERSGVSLAALKKSLAAGGYDVEKNNSRVKIAVKSLVTKGTLVQTKGTGASGSFKLNKKAVEAKKPAKKAAAPKAKKVAAKKPAAAKKPKKVAAKKAVAAKKSPKKAKKPATPKKVAKSPKKVKKPAAAAKKAAKSPKKATKAAKPKAAKPKAAKARKAAPKKK
- the LOC139568162 gene encoding histone H2B-like; translation: MRARLHWANESRGAYEKAGVCPRPLNLLSFLFIREESAVQPLIRSISIMPEPAKSAPKKGSKKAVTKTAGKGGKKRRKSRKESYAIYVYKVLKQVHPDTGISSKAMGIMNSFVNDIFERIAGESSRLAHYNKRSTITSREIQTAVRLLLPGELAKHAVSEGTKAVTKYTSSK